One window of Camelina sativa cultivar DH55 chromosome 4, Cs, whole genome shotgun sequence genomic DNA carries:
- the LOC104779849 gene encoding tRNA (guanine(10)-N2)-methyltransferase homolog has product MPVALLRMDNNLPPWRSGLKEIFDAIICDPPYGVRAGGRKSGGRKILRGTVDPYTVPDDKRTDHIPSTGAYSLVECVHDLLHLAARMLVMKGRLVFFFPVLRDETGGEVKFPEHPCFKLVAVSEQILSSRYSRFLLTMVKVEPYSEEIKEAARLMHLEFRENHLKWLEDGNIHSSVFKPIDSSQIHTDPKAFKDPKPKYRGKYV; this is encoded by the exons ATGCCAGTTGCTCTACTTAGAATGGATAACAATCTTCCTCCTTGGCGGTCCGGGCTAAAAGAG ATCTTCGATGCAATTATCTGTGATCCACCTTACGGGGTTCGAGCTGGTGGACGTAAATCTGGTGGCCGGAAAATCCTAAGAGGAACAGTGGATCCTTACACTGTCCCTGATGATAAAAGGACAGATCACATTCCATCCACTGGTGCATATAGTCTAGTTGAGTGTGTTCATGATCTGCTTCACCTTGCTGCGAGAATGCTGGTAATGAAAGGCAGGCTCGTCTTTTTCTTCCCGGTTTTGAGAGATGAGACTGGCGGCGAGGTTAAGTTCCCTGAGCACCCGTGTTTCAAGTTAGTTGCGGTCTCTGAACAGATCCTGAGCTCGCGGTACAGTCGGTTTCTACTAACTATGGTGAAAGTAGAGCCTTACAGTGAAGAGATCAAAGAAGCTGCTCGTTTAATGCATTTAGAGTTTAGAGAGAATCATCTTAAGTGGTTAGAGGATGGTAATATTCATTCCTCTGTGTTTAAACCCATTGATTCTTCTCAGATTCACACTGATCCCAAAGCCTTTAAAGATCCAAAACCTAAGTATAGAGGGAAGTATGTGTAA